From one Rosa rugosa chromosome 4, drRosRugo1.1, whole genome shotgun sequence genomic stretch:
- the LOC133743496 gene encoding uncharacterized protein LOC133743496, translating into MKMKMKMGLLNSAACVVLVVVSQLVVVSLGDYISRVSEAYLSALGDPGMKNPNVRVALEAWNFCNEVGTEAPNMGSPRLADCADLSCPLITDPIDRAPLGVKSDCVIHHRVNESDNNLRTGDKFPVSDFKPYTNPDLYATEKELYLASLCEVNDSSSDPWQFWMIMLKNGNFDKNTTLCPENGKPVSRIVTDRNFPCFGEGCMNQPLVYHNYSRLVSYGDQNLSITGGFYGSYDLDADLGKGIGSNSYFSVSWQKNLSTGSWIFSHRLTTSAKYPWLMLYLRSDATEGPNGGYHYDGRGIMRKLPVSPKFKVRLRLDVKQGGGSNSQFYLLDIGSCWKNNGKQCDGNVLTDVTRYSEMIINPATTNWCRPDNLVSCPPYHVTQTGNRIYRNETSRFPYAAYHLYCAPGNAKYLEKPYDICDPYSNPQAQELMQILPHPEWSVHGYPEKKGDGWIGDPRTWELDVGALSSRLYFYQDPGTAPAKRVWSSLNVGTEIYVSHPGETAEWTVSEFDVLVPEGVGDNGTMSLLNLPVKNK; encoded by the exons atgaagatgaagatgaaaatgGGTCTTCTCAATTCCGCAGCCTGTgttgttttggttgttgttaGTCAACTGGTTGTGGTGAGTTTAGGTGATTATATAAGCAGAGTCTCAGAGGCTTACTTATCAGCTCTAGGAGACCCAGGGATGAAGAACCCGAACGTTAGAGTTGCATTGGAAGCTTGGAACTTCTGCAATGAAGTTGGTACTGAAGCTCCCAACATGGGCAGCCCCAGACTGGCCGATTGTGCCGACCTCTCTTGCCCACTAATCACTG ATCCTATTGATCGCGCTCCTCTAGGAGTCAAGAGTGATTGTGTGATTCATCACAGAGTAAATGAATCAGACAACAACTTAAGGACTGGTGATAAGTTTCCTGTAAGCGATTTTAAGCCATACACAAACCCTGACTTGTATGCAACCGAAAAGGAGCTGTATCTTGCTTCTCTATGTGAGGTTAATGATTCTTCATCAGATCCGTGGCAGTTTTGGATGATCATGCTTAAGAATGGGAATTTCGACAAGAACACTACTCTTTGTCCTGAAAATGGCAAGCCTGTAAGCAGAATTGTAACGGATAGGAATTTTCCATGTTTTGGTGAAGGTTGTATGAATCAGCCACTTGTTTACCATAACTACTCAAGATTAGTATCTTATGGGGACCAGAATTTGTCAATAACTGGAGGATTTTACGGAAGTTATGATCTTGATGCCGACTTGGGGAAAGGTATAGGGAGCAACTCCTACTTTTCAGTCTCATGGCAGAAAAATTTGAGCACCGGAAGCTGGATTTTCTCGCACAGATTGACAACATCTGCCAAGTATCCTTGGCTAATGTTGTATCTACGTTCAGATGCAACAGAAGGACCTAATGGTGGTTATCACTATGATGGCCGTGGCATCATGAGAAAG TTGCCTGTCTCCCCAAAATTTAAAGTAAGATTGAGACTTGATGTTAAGCAAGGAGGAGGATCCAACAGTCAATTTTATCTCCTTGATATAGGAAGCTGTTGGAAGAACAATGGAAAACAATGCGACGGTAATGTTTTGACAGATGTGACTAGATACAGTGAAATGATAATAAACCCAGCAACTACAAACTGGTGCCGACCAGATAACCTTGTCTCCTGCCCACCTTATCATGTCACTCAAACTGGTAATAGGATATATAGAAATGAAACATCTCGGTTTCCATATGCTGCTTATCATCTCTACTGTGCTCCTGGAAATGCAAAATATTTGGAGAAACCATATGATATATGTGACCCATATAGCAACCCACAAGCACAAGAATTGATGCAAATTCTTCCCCACCCTGAATGGTCTGTACATGGCTATCCTGAAAAGAAAGGAGATGGATGGATTGGAGATCCCAGGACATGGGAGCTTGATGTTGGTGCACTCTCTAGCCGGTTGTATTTCTACCAG GACCCGGGAACAGCACCAGCAAAGCGGGTATGGTCTTCACTTAATGTGGGTACAGAAATATATGTCAGTCACCCAGGAGAGACCGCGGAATGGACTGTAAGTGAATTTGATGTATTAGTTCCTGAAGGTGTTGGAGATAATGGTACTATGTCTTTACTGAATCTCCCAGTGAAAAATAAGTAA
- the LOC133744395 gene encoding 12-oxophytodienoate reductase 1-like → MVFQPNGQAPISSTDKPLTPQVLSNGVDVAEFTHPRQLRTYEIPQIVNDFRLAARNAIQAGFDGVEIHGANGYLIDQFLKDQVNDQTDQYGGSLENRCQFALEIIEAVNEIGADKVGIRLSPFTDYMEAGDSNPEAVGLYMVQSLNRYGILYCHVIEPRMKEAEAGVKSENAEVFNP, encoded by the exons ATGG TTTTTCAACCAAATGGACAAGCTCCAATATCTTCTACTGACAAGCCACTAACCCCTCAAGTACTATCTAATGGTGTTGATGTTGCTGAATTCACACATCCAAGGCAATTAAGGACATATGAAATCCCACAAATTGTCAATGACTTTAGACTTGCTGCAAGGAATGCAATCCAAGCTG GCTTTGATGGGGTTGAAATTCATGGAGCTAATGGTTACCTTATTGATCAGTTTCTGAAAGACCAAGTGAATGACCAAACAGACCAATATGGTGGATCTCTAGAGAATCGCTGCCAATTTGCTCTGGAAATCATTGAAGCTGTTAATGAAATAGGAGCAGATAAAGTTGGAATTAGATTATCTCCATTCACGGACTATATGGAAGCAGGGGATTCAAACCCTGAAGCAGTAGGCCTTTATATGGTTCAATCCTTGAACAGATATGGGATTCTGTACTGCCATGTGATTGAGCCAAGAATGAAGGAAGCTGAAGCTGgagtaaaaagtgaaaatgCTGAAGTCTTTAACCCATGA
- the LOC133742607 gene encoding succinate dehydrogenase subunit 6, mitochondrial-like, which translates to MTSGLAAITFFVFILRSSNLAHTVIVNIMGDSSSSSSSASPQFVTKHWEGFKEFWGERFSFLDHYSRFIKRDKPLPSWSDADVEAFIATDPVHGPALKTAREAAKFAVTGSVIGAVSTAGVAWKYSRSLHGSGLAFLAGGIFGWTFGQEIANHSLQLYRFDTLAAQTKFLEWWEDKSERRS; encoded by the exons ATGACTAGCGGGCTAGCGGCCATCACCTTCTTTGTCTTCATCTTGCGCTCTTCTAATCTGGCACACACT GTAATAGTGAATATAATGGGtgattcttcatcatcatcatcatcagcctCACCTCAGTTTGTTACAAAGCATTGGGAGGGCTTCAAGGAGTTCTGGGGCGAGAGGTTCTCCTTCCTCGACCACTATTCCAGGTTCATCAAGCGTGATAAGCCTCTTCCTTCCTGGTCTGACGCTGATGTTGAAGCATTCATTGCTACTGATCCAGTTCACGGCCCTGCT CTGAAGACTGCTAGGGAAGCAGCGAAATTTGCTGTTACAGGAAGTGTTATTGGAGCAGTATCAACTGCTGGAGTTGCATGGAAATATTCAAGGAGTTTGCATG GTTCTGGACTGGCGTTTTTAGCTGGAGGTATCTTTGGTTGGACATTTGGACAGGAAATTGCAAACCACTCACTTCAATTGTACAGGTTCGACACCTTGGCTGCACAAACCAAGTTCCTGGAATGGTGGGAAGACAAGAGTGAGCGACGGTCTTAA
- the LOC133743136 gene encoding putative disease resistance protein RGA1 — MAEALISVLLEQLALVVFEHTKQAVTIVLNAEEDVHSFSSNLKAIQAVLEDAEKKQVTEARVRDWLQKLKNVSYEMDDVLDEWNTEILKQQVEEGKKKVCFPTPANCFCFGQVNNAIHHHNIARSIKNLNEKLTMIVAEKEKYDFHLSTIHGTDEQLIQRQKTSSLVDISTIFGREEEKEYLLSKLLRESNQDRGRFLVIPIVGMGGMGKTTLAQLAYNNEKVKSHFHKKVWVCVSDPFDEIKIAKAIIENLDKNESQRNSDELETLLLCIRTHVEKKKFLLVLDDVWTEDKTKWESLKLSVIMQSCEEGSRILVTTRKQGVAEMMRATSSMIHLDKLSDRDCLALFSSIAFFERQEDEANGFGAIGEEIVKKCKGLPLAAKTLGSLVWCKKTREEWQDVLNSKIWELEEVEEQVFRPLLLSYYDLAPAVKRCLLYCAIFPKDYELGKDNLIEVWMSQDYLNSKGKKEKRRIGQYYFESLSMRSFFQDFRKDEMGNVYGCKMHDIVHEFVQFLTQNECIIIEAVEGVNQRIELLGDKVRHLTLISVPEGPLPTSCHRCKNMRSLILLNSKITTISSGSIMQMKCLRTLNLSGNMLNEVPKEIGELIHLRYMDLSGNEALKELPDAICDLYNLQTLVLGWCDKLEKLPKAMGKLINLKHLYVDACNKLRYLPKGIGSLKSLQVLDMFYVCEVDDEALKLGDLRIMDQLQGSLSIRYLGKDDASEIEKAQLRNKEHLSHLGVYFHDNEDEDAVQRKGDEEILNALQPHQNLESLTIDYCHCTTKSLNWIKSLHNLREVYLFSWKFCELLPPLGKLPSLEILGISGMKKVKKVGVEFVGIEEEEEVSGILFPKLKRLTFYGMENWEEWAFLSEITLMPGLSELRILYCPTLKALPEFLYKITTLRTLEIRCCSILEREYHTGVGKEWHNISHIPNVSITPW; from the coding sequence ATGGCTGAGGCACTCATCTCTGTGCTTCTAGAGCAACTTGCTTTAGTAGTGTTTGAACACACTAAACAAGCGGTGACAATCGTTTTGAATGCTGAGGAAGATGTTCATAGTTTCAGCAGCAATCTCAAAGCCATTCAAGCTGTGCTGGAGGATGCAGAGAAGAAACAAGTGACGGAGGCCAGGGTGAGAGACTGGTTGCAGAAGCTCAAAAATGTATCGTACGAGATGGACGACGTCCTAGACGAGTGGAACACTGAAATTTTGAAACAACAAGTGGAGGAAGGCAAGAAGAAGGTATGTTTCCCCACTCCCGCCAATTGCTTTTGTTTTGGCCAAGTCAATAATGCAATTCATCATCATAACATTGCTAGAAGCATAAAGAATCTGAATGAGAAACTAACTATGATTGTTGCTGAAAAAGAAAAGTATGACTTTCATCTATCCACAATACATGGCACAGATGAGCAGCTTATTCAACGGCAGAAAACTTCATCTCTGGTTGATATATCTACGATATTTGgccgagaagaagaaaaagagtatTTGTTGAGCAAGTTGTTGAGAGAGAGTAACCAGGATAGGGGGAGGTTCCTTGTCATCCCTATTGTAGGGATGGGAGGGATGGGGAAAACGACTCTTGCCCAATTAGCCTATAACAATGAAAAGGTTAAGTCCCATTTTCACAAGAAAGTATGGGTTTGTGTCTCAGACCCTTTTGACGAGATTAAAATTGCCAAAGCGATCATTGAGAATCTAGATAAAAATGAAAGCCAAAGAAATTCAGATGAGTTGGAAACTCTACTGTTATGTATAAGGACACATGTTGAGAAAAAGAAGTTCCTCCTCGTTCTAGATGATGTGTGGACCGAAGACAAAACCAAGTGGGAAAGTTTGAAATTATCAGTAATAATGCAAAGTTGTGAAGAAGGGAGTAGAATACTGGTTACCACACGAAAACAAGGGGTTGCTGAAATGATGAGAGCAACTAGTAGCATGATCCATTTAGACAAGTTGAGCGATAGGGATTGTCTAGCATTGTTCAGTAGCATCGCATTTTTCGAAAGGCAAGAAGATGAGGCTAATGGATTTGGAGCTATTGGTGAGGAAATTGTGAAAAAGTGTAAAGGTTTGCCTCTTGCTGCAAAGACTTTAGGTAGTCTAGTGTGGTGTAAGAAAACAAGAGAGGAATGGCAGGATGTTCTGAACAGTAAGATATGGGAATTAGAAGAAGTTGAGGAACAAGTTTTCCGACCACTTTTACTTAGTTATTATGATTTGGCCCCTGCAGTCAAAAGATGTCTTCTGTATTGTGCAATATTTCCGAAAGATTATGAGTTAGGAAAAGATAATTTGATTGAGGTTTGGATGTCACAAGATTATCTTAATTcaaagggaaaaaaagaaaagagaagaataggTCAATATTATTTTGAAAGTCTATCAATGCGGTCTTTCTTTCAAGATTTTAGAAAAGATGAGATGGGAAATGTTTATGGGTGCAAAATGCATGATATTGTGCATGAATTTGTGCAATTTCTTACCCAAAATGAATGCATTATTATAGAAGCGGTTGAGGGTGTTAATCAAAGAATAGAGCTATTGGGTGATAAGGTTCGTCATTTGACCTTAATAAGTGTACCCGAAGGTCCACTTCCTACTTCGTGTCACAGATGTAAAAATATGCGTAGCCTTATACTCCTTAATTCAAAAATTACAACCATAAGCTCCGGTTCAATTATGCAAATGAAATGCCTTAGGACATTGAATTTGAGTGGTAACATGCTCAATGAAGTTCCAAAAGAGATTGGTGAATTGATTCATTTGAGATATATGGATTTGTCTGGTAATGAGGCTTTGAAAGAATTACCGGATGCTATTTGTGATTTATACAATCTACAAACTCTGGTCCTGGGGTGGTGTGATAAGCTTGAGAAACTACCCAAGGCAATGGGAAAGTTGATTAACTTGAAGCATCTATATGTTGATGCTTGTAATAAGCTAAGGTACTTACCGAAAGGGATTGGGAGTTTGAAAAGTCTGCAAGTACTAGACATGTTTTATGTATGTGAGGTTGATGATGAAGCATTGAAATTAGGAGATCTCAGAATCATGGACCAGCTTCAGGGGAGCCTTTCTATAAGATATTTGGGGAAAGATGATGCGAGTGAGATTGAGAAAGCACAGTTGAGGAATAAGGAGCACCTCTCTCATTTGGGAGTATATTTCCATGacaatgaagatgaagatgcagTGCAGAGAAAAGGTGATGAAGAAATACTAAATGCATTGCAACCACATCAAAATTTGGAATCTTTAACCATTGACTATTGCCATTGCACCACCAAGTCTCTCAATTGGATCAAGTCTTTACACAATTTGAGAGAAGTTTATCTCTTTAGTTGGAAATTTTGTGAACTTTTGCCTCCTCTTGGAAAACTGCCATCGCTTGAAATTCTGGGAATATCGGGGatgaagaaagtgaaaaaggtgGGAGTTGAATTTGTGggaatagaagaagaagaagaagtctcAGGAATTCtattccccaaattgaaacgaCTCACTTTTTATGGAATGGAGAACTGGGAAGAGTGGGCCTTTCTTTCTGAAATCACATTAATGCCAGGCCTTTCTGAGTTGCGAATTCTGTACTGCCCAACGCTAAAAGCACTACCAGAGTTCCTCTACAAGATAACAACACTGCGTACTTTGGAGATCCGGTGCTGTTCAATTCTGGAACGAGAATACCATACAGGCGTGGGGAAGGAGTGGCACAACATTTCTCACATCCCAAACGTCTCAATTACTCCATGGTAG